The Phragmites australis chromosome 15, lpPhrAust1.1, whole genome shotgun sequence genome window below encodes:
- the LOC133892794 gene encoding nuclear pore complex protein NUP54-like isoform X2, with the protein MFGTPTSSPLFGNPSSTPAFGTPSTTPAFGTPSSTPSFGAPSSTPAFGTPSSTPAFGALSAFGAPSSTPAFSALTSLTPAFGTPSSTPAFGASPSPFGFQQQTTPSPSPFGLAGGGQITTQMAPVAPLPLSPSDRDIQAIVDAYKEDPGNPRYAYRHLLFSVTEPSQRVKPVAASDIMWAEAMGKLECMDSADRERLWPQLVQGFKDLSHRLKLQDEVLVSDTERLSMTHSNVKKLQRHFQADTYPWIQRLKQQELVIQRRLLRFVRIVEALENRGYRSPLTKEEADLYERLVAILKRIKGPSADLSKRVNTLLTASCLLASTGGVGDPVYIPSSAKVDERSVTELLEALQQQTEAVAKLGNVLKRDIRDLEIMQSEDNDMAEDSVGRRVLKM; encoded by the exons ATGTTCGGGACCCCGACCTCCTCCCCCCTCTTCGGGAACCCCTCTTCCACCCCCGCCTTCGGGACCCCCTCCACCACCCCTGCCTTCGGCACGCCCTCCTCCACCCCTTCGTTCGGCGCTCCGTCGTCCACCCCCGCATTCGGGACCCCATCATCGACGCCCGCATTCGGCGCGCTTTCCGCCTTTGGGGCCCCGTCATCGACCCCGGCGTTCAGCGCACTGACCTCGTTGACCCCGGCATTCGGGACGCCCTCGTCGACACCGGCCTTCGgcgcgtcgccgtcgccgttcgGATTTCAGCAGCAGACGACGCCGTCACCGTCGCCGTTCGGGCTGGCCGGCGGCGGGCAGATCACCACCCAGATGGCCCCCGTCGCGCCGCTGCCTCTCTCGCCCTCCGACCGCGACATCCAG GCTATTGTGGATGCATACAAGGAGGATCCCGGGAATCCCCGCTATGCTTACAGA CATCTGTTGTTCAGCGTGACAGAGCCTTCGCAAAGGGTGAAGCCAGTTGCGGCATCTGAT ATTATGTGGGCGGAAGCAATGGGGAAGCTTGAGTGCATGGATAGTGCGGATAGGGAGAGGCTTTGGCCTCAACTTGTGCAGGGGTTTAAAGATCTTTCCCACCGGCTTAAG CTTCAAGATGAAGTCCTTGTTTCAGATACTGAAAGATTGAGCATGACCCACTCTAATGTTAAGAAA CTGCAAAGGCATTTCCAAGCTGACACATATCCTTGGATCCAACGGTTGAAGCAGCAAGAGCTGGTTATTCAGAGACGCCTTTTAAGG TTTGTGAGAATAGTGGAGGCATTGGAGAATCGGGGTTATCGCAGTCCGTTAACGAAGGAGGAAGCTGACTTATATGAAAGATTGGTTGCTATATTAAAGCGG ATAAAAGGGCCTAGTGCCGACCTGTCTAAGAGAGTGAATACTCTTCTTACAGCATCATGTCTTCTGGCTAGCActggtggtgttggcgatccCGTCTATATTCCTAGTTCGGCCAAAGTTGACGAACGGAGTGTTACGGAGCTTCTTGAG GCCTTACAACAACAAACGGAGGCAGTTGCGAAGTTAGGAAATGTGTTGAAGAGGGATATCAGAGACCTGGAAATCATGCAATCAGAAGACAACGATATGGCTGAAGACAGCGTTGGGAGAAGGGTATTGAAGATGTAA
- the LOC133892794 gene encoding nuclear pore complex protein NUP54-like isoform X1 gives MFGTPTSSPLFGNPSSTPAFGTPSTTPAFGTPSSTPSFGAPSSTPAFGTPSSTPAFGALSAFGAPSSTPAFSALTSLTPAFGTPSSTPAFGASPSPFGFQQQTTPSPSPFGLAGGGQITTQMAPVAPLPLSPSDRDIQAIVDAYKEDPGNPRYAYRHLLFSVTEPSQRVKPVAASDIMWAEAMGKLECMDSADRERLWPQLVQGFKDLSHRLKLQRHFQADTYPWIQRLKQQELVIQRRLLRFVRIVEALENRGYRSPLTKEEADLYERLVAILKRIKGPSADLSKRVNTLLTASCLLASTGGVGDPVYIPSSAKVDERSVTELLEALQQQTEAVAKLGNVLKRDIRDLEIMQSEDNDMAEDSVGRRVLKM, from the exons ATGTTCGGGACCCCGACCTCCTCCCCCCTCTTCGGGAACCCCTCTTCCACCCCCGCCTTCGGGACCCCCTCCACCACCCCTGCCTTCGGCACGCCCTCCTCCACCCCTTCGTTCGGCGCTCCGTCGTCCACCCCCGCATTCGGGACCCCATCATCGACGCCCGCATTCGGCGCGCTTTCCGCCTTTGGGGCCCCGTCATCGACCCCGGCGTTCAGCGCACTGACCTCGTTGACCCCGGCATTCGGGACGCCCTCGTCGACACCGGCCTTCGgcgcgtcgccgtcgccgttcgGATTTCAGCAGCAGACGACGCCGTCACCGTCGCCGTTCGGGCTGGCCGGCGGCGGGCAGATCACCACCCAGATGGCCCCCGTCGCGCCGCTGCCTCTCTCGCCCTCCGACCGCGACATCCAG GCTATTGTGGATGCATACAAGGAGGATCCCGGGAATCCCCGCTATGCTTACAGA CATCTGTTGTTCAGCGTGACAGAGCCTTCGCAAAGGGTGAAGCCAGTTGCGGCATCTGAT ATTATGTGGGCGGAAGCAATGGGGAAGCTTGAGTGCATGGATAGTGCGGATAGGGAGAGGCTTTGGCCTCAACTTGTGCAGGGGTTTAAAGATCTTTCCCACCGGCTTAAG CTGCAAAGGCATTTCCAAGCTGACACATATCCTTGGATCCAACGGTTGAAGCAGCAAGAGCTGGTTATTCAGAGACGCCTTTTAAGG TTTGTGAGAATAGTGGAGGCATTGGAGAATCGGGGTTATCGCAGTCCGTTAACGAAGGAGGAAGCTGACTTATATGAAAGATTGGTTGCTATATTAAAGCGG ATAAAAGGGCCTAGTGCCGACCTGTCTAAGAGAGTGAATACTCTTCTTACAGCATCATGTCTTCTGGCTAGCActggtggtgttggcgatccCGTCTATATTCCTAGTTCGGCCAAAGTTGACGAACGGAGTGTTACGGAGCTTCTTGAG GCCTTACAACAACAAACGGAGGCAGTTGCGAAGTTAGGAAATGTGTTGAAGAGGGATATCAGAGACCTGGAAATCATGCAATCAGAAGACAACGATATGGCTGAAGACAGCGTTGGGAGAAGGGTATTGAAGATGTAA
- the LOC133892551 gene encoding uncharacterized protein At4g15970-like isoform X2, giving the protein MIRPEGHVLLRSLRCNLPVRPVAMKSATSLLLGAALATAFFLLYTSLCRIDLGAGGPPRSPPPLWTQRKEKEEIAATARGAAAADDQEARPEQDDVAREEVERKEAVAKSDGGGGRDLGARTEEENQKQIVIPAAGSQQTQQDLADLLRRAATADKTVLMTATNEAWAAPGSFLDLFLESFRHGEGTAHLPQHLLIVAMDGKAFERCNAVHPYCYWFRVDGMDFAAEQSYMKGDYLEMMWRRNRFQQTILELGYSFLFTDVDILWFRSPFPRLTPSAQVVMSSDFFVGDPNSPNNYPNGGLLYVRSSASTVGFYKHWQASRARFPGKHEQDVFDRIVKEGVPPHVGTRVQFLDTAVFGGFCQHGKDLGIVVTMHANCCVGLQNKLFDLRNVLEDWKTYRARLAAGNAEGFSWRVPGRCIH; this is encoded by the exons ATGATTAGGCCAGAAGGTCACGTGCTGCTTCGATCCCTTCGCTGTAATCTCCCCGTCCGGCCGGTGGCCATGAAGTCGGCCACCTCGCTGCTCCTTGGCGCCGCGCTCGCCACGGCCTTCTTTCTCCTCTACACCTCCCTGTGCCGCATCGACCTCGGTGCCGGAGGGCCACCCAGGTCGCCGCCACCCCTGTGGACGCAGcgaaaggagaaggaggagatcGCGGCCACCGCGAggggagccgccgccgctgatgATCAGGAGGCGAGACCCGAGCAAGACGACGTTGccagggaggaggtggagaggaaggaagcGGTTGCAAAGAgtgatggtggcggtggcagagACCTTGGCGCAAGAACAGAAGAGGAAAACCAGAAGCAGATTGTGATACCTGCAGCCGGAAGCCAGCAG ACCCAGCAGGACCTGGCCGATCTGCTCCGGCGAGCGGCGACGGCGGACAAGACGGTGCTGATGACGGCGACCAACGAGGCGTGGGCGGCGCCGGGGTCGTTCCTCGACCTGTTCCTGGAGAGCTTCCGTCACGGCGAGGGCACCGCGCACCTGCCGCAGCACCTGCTCATCGTGGCCATGGACGGCAAGGCGTTCGAGAGGTGCAACGCCGTGCACCCCTACTGCTACTGGTTCCGGGTGGACGGCATGGACTTCgccgccgagcagtcgtacatgaaGGGCGACTACCTCGAGATGATGTGGCGGAGGAACAGGTTCCAGCAGACAATCCTCGAGCTGGGGTACAGCTTCCTCTTCACG GACGTGGACATCTTGTGGTTCCGGAGCCCGTTCCCGCGCCTCACCCCGTCGGCGCAGGTGGTGATGTCGTCGGACTTCTTCGTCGGCGACCCCAACTCCCCAAACAACTACCCCAACGGCGGCCTCCTCTACGTCCGCTCCAGCGCCAGCACCGTGGGATTCTACAAGCACTGGCAGGCGTCGCGGGCGCGGTTCCCGGGGAAGCACGAGCAGGACGTGTTCGACCGGATCGTCAAGGAAGGCGTGCCGCCGCACGTCGGCACTCGGGTGCAGTTCCTCGACACCGCTGTCTTCGGCGGCTTCTGCCAGCACGGCAAGGACCTGGGCATCGTGGTCACCATGCACGCCAACTGCTGCGTCGGCCTGCAGAACAAGCTGTTCGACCTCAGGAACGTGCTCGAGGACTGGAAGACGTATAGGGCGCGTCTCGCCGCCGGGAACGCTGAGGGCTTCTCGTGGAGggtgcccgggagatgcatacACTGA
- the LOC133892551 gene encoding uncharacterized protein LOC133892551 isoform X1: MIRPEGHVLLRSLRCNLPVRPVAMKSATSLLLGAALATAFFLLYTSLCRIDLGAGGPPRSPPPLWTQRKEKEEIAATARGAAAADDQEARPEQDDVAREEVERKEAVAKSDGGGGRDLGARTEEENQKQIVIPAAGSQQLEAEGGDILWCLAIQPSVLPEACFGSIGKDPAGPGRSAPASGDGGQDGADDGDQRGVGGAGVVPRPVPGELPSRRGHRAPAAAPAHRGHGRQGVREVQRRAPLLLLVPGGRHGLRRRAVVHEGRLPRDDVAEEQVPADNPRAGVQLPLHGRGHLVVPEPVPAPHPVGAGGDVVGLLRRRPQLPKQLPQRRPPLRPLQRQHRGILQALAGVAGAVPGEARAGRVRPDRQGRRAAARRHSGAVPRHRCLRRLLPARQGPGHRGHHARQLLRRPAEQAVRPQERARGLEDV, encoded by the exons ATGATTAGGCCAGAAGGTCACGTGCTGCTTCGATCCCTTCGCTGTAATCTCCCCGTCCGGCCGGTGGCCATGAAGTCGGCCACCTCGCTGCTCCTTGGCGCCGCGCTCGCCACGGCCTTCTTTCTCCTCTACACCTCCCTGTGCCGCATCGACCTCGGTGCCGGAGGGCCACCCAGGTCGCCGCCACCCCTGTGGACGCAGcgaaaggagaaggaggagatcGCGGCCACCGCGAggggagccgccgccgctgatgATCAGGAGGCGAGACCCGAGCAAGACGACGTTGccagggaggaggtggagaggaaggaagcGGTTGCAAAGAgtgatggtggcggtggcagagACCTTGGCGCAAGAACAGAAGAGGAAAACCAGAAGCAGATTGTGATACCTGCAGCCGGAAGCCAGCAG CTTGAAGCAGAGGGGGGCGATATCTTGTGGTGCCTAGCCATCCAGCCATCGGTCCTTCCAGAAGCTTGCTTTGGCTCCATTGGAAAAG ACCCAGCAGGACCTGGCCGATCTGCTCCGGCGAGCGGCGACGGCGGACAAGACGGTGCTGATGACGGCGACCAACGAGGCGTGGGCGGCGCCGGGGTCGTTCCTCGACCTGTTCCTGGAGAGCTTCCGTCACGGCGAGGGCACCGCGCACCTGCCGCAGCACCTGCTCATCGTGGCCATGGACGGCAAGGCGTTCGAGAGGTGCAACGCCGTGCACCCCTACTGCTACTGGTTCCGGGTGGACGGCATGGACTTCgccgccgagcagtcgtacatgaaGGGCGACTACCTCGAGATGATGTGGCGGAGGAACAGGTTCCAGCAGACAATCCTCGAGCTGGGGTACAGCTTCCTCTTCACG GACGTGGACATCTTGTGGTTCCGGAGCCCGTTCCCGCGCCTCACCCCGTCGGCGCAGGTGGTGATGTCGTCGGACTTCTTCGTCGGCGACCCCAACTCCCCAAACAACTACCCCAACGGCGGCCTCCTCTACGTCCGCTCCAGCGCCAGCACCGTGGGATTCTACAAGCACTGGCAGGCGTCGCGGGCGCGGTTCCCGGGGAAGCACGAGCAGGACGTGTTCGACCGGATCGTCAAGGAAGGCGTGCCGCCGCACGTCGGCACTCGGGTGCAGTTCCTCGACACCGCTGTCTTCGGCGGCTTCTGCCAGCACGGCAAGGACCTGGGCATCGTGGTCACCATGCACGCCAACTGCTGCGTCGGCCTGCAGAACAAGCTGTTCGACCTCAGGAACGTGCTCGAGGACTGGAAGACGTATAG